Proteins found in one Chloroflexota bacterium genomic segment:
- a CDS encoding (2Fe-2S)-binding protein, protein MSTHHIHVTVNGTLHHADVESRLLLVHLLRENLNLTGTHIGCDSSSCGACTVMLNGRNVKSCTVLAVQADGGEVMTVEGLAQNGALHPIQEGFHQEHGLQCGFCTPGMMLSSVALLKKNPNPTEDEIRWGLSGNLCRCTGYNNIVKAVQYAAKKMQEA, encoded by the coding sequence ATGAGCACCCATCACATTCATGTTACTGTCAATGGCACACTTCACCATGCCGATGTCGAGTCGCGGCTTTTGCTCGTGCACCTCCTCCGCGAGAATCTCAACCTCACCGGCACTCACATCGGCTGTGACTCGTCGTCGTGCGGCGCGTGTACCGTCATGCTCAATGGCCGCAACGTCAAGAGTTGCACCGTGCTGGCTGTGCAGGCCGACGGCGGCGAGGTGATGACCGTAGAGGGCCTGGCCCAAAATGGCGCTCTGCATCCGATCCAGGAAGGCTTTCATCAGGAGCACGGTTTGCAGTGCGGCTTCTGCACGCCGGGAATGATGTTGTCGTCTGTCGCCCTGCTGAAGAAGAACCCCAACCCAACCGAAGACGAAATTCGCTGGGGGTTGTCGGGCAACTTGTGCCGGTGCACGGGCTACAACAACATCGTCAAAGCGGTGCAGTATGCCGCCAAGAAAATGCAGGAGGCGTAG
- a CDS encoding xanthine dehydrogenase family protein subunit M: protein MIPPTFDYAVPKTLSEAITLLGQNPEAKILAGGHSLIPMMRYRLASPALLIDINRLEGLSYIREDGGWLKIGAMTRESELDESELIHKKYPLLADTARMIADPVVRNLATVGGNLAHADPANDHPATMLAYGAQVVAASPKGNRTIPITDFFKGTFETALAHDEVLTEIQIPANKPRTGGCYLKIERKVGDYATAAVAAQVTLDASGKCSYVGIGLTNVGLVPIKATAAEAALHGKAPTDDAIRAAAGLAAAAADPSADPRGSAEYKRSLVKTLTVRALKQAVARAKG, encoded by the coding sequence ATGATTCCACCTACCTTTGATTACGCAGTTCCAAAGACTCTGAGTGAAGCCATTACTTTGTTGGGGCAGAACCCGGAGGCCAAAATTCTAGCGGGCGGCCATAGCCTGATACCGATGATGCGGTACCGGCTTGCGTCGCCCGCTTTGCTTATTGACATCAACCGCCTCGAAGGCCTGAGCTACATTCGCGAGGATGGGGGCTGGCTCAAGATCGGGGCGATGACCCGCGAGTCGGAACTCGACGAGTCCGAGTTGATCCATAAGAAGTACCCCTTGCTGGCCGACACGGCCAGAATGATCGCCGACCCGGTGGTGCGCAACCTGGCTACAGTAGGCGGCAACCTGGCCCACGCCGACCCGGCCAACGATCACCCGGCCACCATGCTGGCCTACGGCGCCCAGGTGGTGGCCGCCAGCCCGAAGGGAAACCGCACCATCCCCATCACCGATTTTTTCAAAGGTACGTTTGAGACGGCTCTGGCTCACGACGAAGTGTTAACCGAGATCCAAATCCCGGCCAACAAGCCACGCACCGGCGGGTGCTATCTCAAAATTGAGCGCAAGGTTGGCGACTACGCCACCGCCGCTGTAGCCGCTCAGGTGACTCTCGACGCAAGCGGCAAATGCTCATACGTTGGCATTGGCCTCACTAACGTCGGCCTCGTGCCGATCAAGGCCACCGCCGCCGAGGCCGCCCTGCATGGCAAAGCGCCCACCGACGACGCCATCCGCGCCGCCGCCGGGTTGGCCGCCGCCGCCGCTGACCCCAGCGCCGACCCGCGCGGCTCGGCGGAGTACAAACGCTCACTGGTCAAAACGCTCACCGTTCGCGCGTTGAAGCAAGCGGTGGCGAGGGCGAAGGGCTGA
- a CDS encoding response regulator transcription factor yields the protein MAPIRILIVDDHPIVRQGLRSLLSNYPDMTLVGEADSAPAAVELARQTAPDVILLDIRMPGMSGVEAARILSRQHPTTKILMLTSFDDEEYVKGALQAGAIGYVLKSASDETLAQAVRAVYRGERVLSPRVIDLVVEQFTDYSRERAIREIGLTDDEHRILGLLVAGASNPKIAVELHLSETTVKRKLQDVFEKLGVTTRAQAAAEAVRRGLA from the coding sequence ATGGCTCCGATTCGCATTCTGATCGTGGATGACCACCCCATCGTCCGGCAAGGATTGCGTAGCCTGCTCTCCAATTACCCGGACATGACGTTGGTGGGCGAAGCCGACAGCGCCCCGGCCGCCGTCGAGTTGGCGCGGCAGACAGCGCCCGATGTCATCCTGCTCGACATCCGTATGCCGGGCATGAGCGGCGTGGAGGCGGCGCGAATTCTCTCGCGCCAACACCCCACAACCAAGATTCTGATGCTGACCTCCTTCGACGACGAGGAGTACGTGAAAGGCGCACTGCAAGCCGGGGCAATCGGCTACGTCCTCAAAAGCGCGTCGGATGAAACGCTGGCCCAGGCCGTGCGGGCCGTGTATCGCGGCGAACGGGTCCTCAGCCCGAGGGTGATCGATCTCGTCGTCGAGCAATTCACCGACTACAGCCGTGAACGGGCGATTCGAGAGATCGGCCTGACGGATGACGAACATCGCATCCTGGGCCTCTTAGTGGCCGGGGCAAGCAATCCCAAAATTGCCGTCGAACTGCACCTCAGCGAAACCACCGTCAAGCGCAAACTACAGGATGTGTTCGAGAAATTGGGTGTGACCACGCGAGCGCAGGCGGCGGCAGAGGCCGTGCGGCGCGGGCTGGCGTAA
- a CDS encoding GAF domain-containing sensor histidine kinase, whose amino-acid sequence MAIALAPTLQQDSDAHQRNRLQALYHLAVELSTLRDLQSVMDIALGHCLDLTESQFGFIGLNTADGKAMDVVAIRGFHPTTEFYDQSHVIPLRPNVFARVVLENRQVRSEDAMADPLRVGQPRGHPPVHTFLGVPLRGRESPIGMIGVANRPTPYDDDHEQLLVTYAAQVAIAIRNAQLYEELQAAKAGLERKVADRTQALQEAQEALAQKAEQLRQLLADTVNVQERERQRISQDMHDGLNQLLIGALLELKSGRERLRGDELALAEASLEQVAEVLRRMEREIKQIIYDLRPPSLDALGLVPSLRRYAERFAQYTGIPCVVQASGEAVRLPPDMEIGLYRIMQEALQNVSVHAGACRAEVAVGFTPSAVTLSVADDGRGFDPNDTRRDGVGLLGMRERAEGLGGRLTIHTAPGQGTRVNLTAPIHHAGEEGRDG is encoded by the coding sequence ATGGCTATTGCCCTCGCTCCAACACTTCAACAGGATAGTGACGCTCACCAGCGCAACCGCCTCCAGGCGCTTTATCACCTGGCGGTTGAACTCTCGACCTTGCGCGATTTGCAATCGGTGATGGACATCGCTCTGGGCCATTGCCTCGACCTCACCGAGTCGCAGTTCGGCTTCATCGGCCTGAATACGGCGGACGGGAAGGCAATGGACGTGGTGGCGATCCGCGGCTTCCACCCGACGACCGAGTTTTATGATCAATCGCACGTCATTCCCCTGCGGCCCAACGTGTTCGCCCGCGTGGTGCTGGAGAACCGCCAGGTGCGTTCTGAAGATGCAATGGCCGATCCACTGCGTGTCGGCCAGCCGCGGGGACACCCACCGGTGCACACTTTCCTGGGTGTGCCTCTACGCGGGCGCGAATCACCCATCGGCATGATCGGGGTGGCGAACCGGCCCACGCCCTACGACGACGACCACGAACAACTATTGGTGACGTATGCGGCCCAGGTCGCCATCGCCATCCGCAACGCGCAACTGTACGAAGAGTTGCAGGCGGCCAAAGCCGGGCTGGAGCGCAAGGTTGCCGATCGCACCCAGGCTCTGCAAGAAGCGCAGGAAGCCCTCGCCCAGAAGGCCGAGCAATTGCGCCAACTGCTGGCCGACACCGTGAACGTGCAGGAGCGCGAGCGCCAGCGCATCTCGCAAGATATGCACGACGGCCTCAATCAATTGCTCATCGGCGCCCTGCTCGAACTCAAGTCTGGGCGCGAGCGGCTGCGGGGGGACGAGCTGGCGCTGGCCGAGGCCTCGCTTGAGCAAGTGGCAGAAGTTTTGCGGCGCATGGAGCGCGAGATCAAACAGATCATTTACGATTTGCGCCCGCCCTCCCTCGACGCGTTGGGGTTGGTTCCGTCACTGCGGCGCTATGCCGAGCGTTTCGCCCAATACACTGGCATTCCGTGTGTGGTGCAGGCCAGCGGCGAGGCAGTTCGCTTGCCGCCCGACATGGAAATTGGCCTGTACCGGATCATGCAGGAGGCCCTGCAAAACGTCAGCGTTCACGCCGGCGCATGCCGGGCCGAGGTCGCCGTCGGCTTCACCCCTTCCGCCGTGACGCTCTCTGTCGCCGACGATGGCCGGGGCTTCGATCCCAATGATACCCGGCGAGACGGTGTCGGATTGTTGGGCATGCGCGAGCGGGCTGAGGGCCTGGGCGGGCGGCTCACCATCCACACTGCGCCGGGGCAGGGAACGCGCGTCAACCTCACCGCGCCGATTCATCATGCTGGAGAAGAGGGCAGGGATGGATAA
- a CDS encoding HD domain-containing protein: MPGSNGLRLAELLASLSLAIDLGTGQPLEWVMKCTLLAANLSKALGLSEDDQRDVFFLSLLRHVGCTANAHADAGRFGDELGAAEGLTLDMDDVAQAFGFVFRSAGRGRPPLERLGYIGGLLAAGPGVAKINHAAHCEVAERISETLGFSPAVAAGLWQIYERWDGKGDPKGLKGEDIALPVRVIHLAQDAATFYSLNGIESATTVVRGRAGRQLDPTFVDSFCRFAPDLCSALDADSLWEALLTAEPGRPVQLTDSQIDAGCLAVADFTDMKSPFTLNHSRHVSQLAEASARLCGLPETDAVNLRRAGLLHDIGRVGVSAGIWGKAGSLTESEWERVRLHPYYTERVLSRSKTLEPLGALAALHHERLDGSGYHRRLPGASLPLSARLLAAADAYCAMTELRPHRTALTPEAAADQLRREARSGELDEKAVEAVLVAAGHASRLPTCKAASVELSEREIEVLRLVARGLSNKEMAARLVISPKTVGHHVQHIYNKIGVSTRAGATLFAIQNNLLEAT, translated from the coding sequence ATGCCCGGCTCAAATGGCCTCCGCCTCGCCGAACTCCTTGCCTCCCTCTCTCTGGCCATTGACCTCGGCACCGGCCAGCCGCTGGAGTGGGTGATGAAGTGTACGCTCCTTGCCGCCAACTTGAGCAAAGCCCTCGGCTTGAGCGAAGACGACCAGCGCGACGTGTTTTTTCTCTCGCTCCTGCGCCACGTCGGTTGCACCGCCAACGCGCACGCCGACGCCGGACGTTTCGGCGATGAACTTGGGGCCGCTGAAGGCCTGACGCTCGATATGGATGATGTGGCTCAGGCGTTTGGCTTTGTGTTTCGCAGCGCGGGCAGGGGCCGGCCTCCGCTTGAAAGGCTGGGCTACATCGGCGGCCTGTTGGCGGCCGGGCCGGGGGTGGCCAAAATCAACCACGCCGCGCACTGCGAAGTGGCCGAGCGCATCTCTGAGACGCTGGGCTTCAGTCCAGCGGTTGCCGCCGGTCTATGGCAAATTTACGAACGCTGGGATGGCAAAGGCGACCCTAAAGGACTCAAAGGTGAAGACATCGCCCTGCCCGTGCGGGTCATTCATCTCGCGCAAGACGCCGCAACTTTTTATTCGTTGAACGGGATCGAATCGGCCACGACGGTGGTGCGCGGACGGGCGGGCCGCCAACTTGATCCCACCTTTGTAGATTCCTTTTGCCGCTTCGCCCCTGACCTGTGTTCTGCGCTGGACGCCGACTCACTTTGGGAGGCCCTGCTCACCGCCGAACCGGGCCGCCCCGTGCAACTGACCGACTCGCAGATAGATGCCGGTTGCCTGGCCGTCGCCGACTTCACCGACATGAAATCGCCCTTCACCCTCAACCACTCGCGCCACGTTTCGCAACTGGCCGAAGCCTCGGCCCGGCTGTGCGGCCTGCCGGAAACAGACGCGGTGAATTTACGGCGGGCGGGGCTTTTACACGACATCGGCCGGGTGGGGGTGTCGGCGGGCATTTGGGGCAAAGCCGGTTCGCTCACCGAGAGCGAGTGGGAACGAGTCCGACTGCACCCTTATTACACCGAACGAGTCTTGTCGCGCTCAAAGACGCTTGAACCGTTAGGAGCGCTGGCCGCCCTGCATCACGAGCGTCTCGACGGCTCCGGCTATCATCGCCGACTGCCCGGCGCATCACTGCCCCTTAGCGCCCGCCTGCTGGCCGCCGCCGATGCTTATTGTGCCATGACGGAACTGCGCCCACACCGCACCGCGCTTACGCCGGAGGCCGCCGCCGATCAACTGCGCCGCGAGGCGCGTTCAGGCGAGCTCGACGAGAAGGCCGTCGAGGCGGTGCTGGTCGCCGCCGGACACGCATCGCGGCTTCCCACGTGCAAGGCGGCCTCTGTCGAGTTGAGCGAACGCGAGATTGAAGTGTTGCGCCTCGTGGCGCGCGGCCTCTCCAACAAAGAAATGGCCGCCCGACTCGTCATCTCCCCCAAAACCGTCGGCCACCACGTCCAGCACATCTACAACAAAATCGGCGTCAGCACCCGGGCAGGCGCGACGCTGTTTGCGATCCAAAACAATCTGCTGGAGGCGACATGA
- a CDS encoding helix-turn-helix transcriptional regulator — protein MSHDHLTAAHAALKQAQWPEAKAHFESALKEDDGPEAHDGLGIALWWLNEVSASHQHRAQAYLGCKASGDLRRAALIAAWLAREQVFLRANVSAMKGWFARAERLLNEESAPCVESGWLALYRASMMSPPAELETTALQSIDLARRFNDPGLEALALAFGGLARVALGRVEDGMAFIDEAMTAVTGGEVGSFMITSEVFCATLSACELAGDLVRTDHWCEAARAFADRYHCPFLSAYCRTTYGGLLTATGRWGEAEAELMEAIRVFESGHQALRVHAVLRLADLRACQGRLEEAEILLSGYEDHGGAVLPMARLHLARDESELARAVLEQALRPVSASAPTLDHAPLLRLLVDVHLSLGNLDAARRTADELAALAGGAHSDLLLAQADLAQGQVKRFAGEADSAQCFLSALDRLRQYEQSLVAGRAKLEMARVLKDSDRPGAVTWARAALACFDRIGAARDSDEAAALLREMGAVGRVGARTTAALTQREEEVLALLARGLSNREIAERLVISAKTAEHHVSQILSKLGLRSRAEAAAYAQRESTKTDK, from the coding sequence ATGAGCCACGATCATCTCACCGCCGCTCACGCCGCACTCAAGCAAGCGCAGTGGCCTGAAGCCAAAGCGCATTTTGAGTCTGCGCTAAAGGAAGACGACGGCCCTGAAGCGCACGACGGACTGGGCATTGCATTGTGGTGGCTCAACGAGGTGAGCGCCTCGCATCAGCACCGCGCCCAAGCTTATCTCGGTTGCAAAGCGTCCGGCGATCTGCGGCGGGCGGCGCTGATCGCCGCGTGGCTGGCGCGGGAGCAGGTCTTTCTGCGCGCCAACGTCAGCGCCATGAAAGGCTGGTTCGCCCGCGCCGAACGTTTGCTGAACGAGGAGAGCGCCCCGTGCGTGGAAAGTGGCTGGCTTGCCCTCTACCGCGCCTCGATGATGTCCCCACCTGCCGAACTAGAAACAACGGCCCTCCAATCCATTGACCTCGCCCGCCGATTCAACGATCCCGGCCTCGAAGCCCTGGCCCTCGCCTTTGGCGGCCTGGCCCGCGTGGCCCTGGGGCGTGTGGAGGATGGCATGGCGTTCATTGACGAAGCGATGACGGCAGTGACCGGCGGCGAGGTGGGCAGTTTCATGATCACCAGCGAGGTCTTCTGCGCCACGCTCTCGGCGTGCGAGTTGGCGGGCGATCTGGTCCGTACCGATCATTGGTGTGAAGCGGCGCGGGCATTCGCCGATCGCTATCACTGCCCGTTCCTCTCCGCCTACTGCCGCACAACCTACGGCGGCCTGCTCACCGCCACCGGGCGCTGGGGCGAGGCCGAGGCCGAATTGATGGAGGCCATCCGCGTCTTCGAGTCCGGGCATCAAGCCTTGCGCGTTCACGCCGTCCTGCGCCTTGCCGATTTGCGCGCTTGTCAGGGGCGATTGGAAGAAGCCGAGATTCTGCTGTCCGGCTACGAAGATCACGGCGGTGCGGTTCTGCCAATGGCCCGCCTGCATTTGGCGCGGGACGAATCCGAGTTAGCTCGTGCGGTATTGGAGCAAGCTCTTCGTCCTGTGTCCGCGTCAGCGCCCACGCTGGATCACGCGCCGCTGTTGCGTTTGCTGGTGGACGTTCACCTCTCGCTGGGCAACCTCGACGCCGCCAGACGTACTGCCGATGAATTGGCCGCCCTCGCGGGAGGAGCGCACAGCGATCTTTTATTGGCTCAAGCTGATCTCGCGCAGGGGCAGGTCAAACGATTCGCCGGGGAAGCCGACTCGGCTCAATGCTTCCTCTCTGCCCTCGACCGCCTGCGGCAGTACGAGCAATCGCTGGTGGCGGGGCGCGCCAAGCTGGAGATGGCGCGGGTGCTGAAAGATAGTGACCGGCCCGGTGCGGTGACGTGGGCGCGGGCGGCGCTGGCTTGCTTCGACCGCATCGGCGCGGCTCGCGACTCCGACGAGGCCGCCGCGCTTCTGCGCGAGATGGGCGCAGTGGGGCGCGTGGGCGCGCGCACAACCGCGGCGCTTACCCAACGCGAGGAAGAAGTGCTGGCCCTGCTCGCGCGCGGCCTCTCCAACCGCGAGATCGCCGAGCGGCTGGTCATCAGCGCCAAGACCGCCGAGCATCACGTCAGCCAGATTTTGAGCAAACTGGGCCTGCGCAGCCGCGCCGAAGCGGCGGCCTATGCCCAACGAGAATCCACAAAGACAGACAAATAG